The DNA window TTTCAGTCAAGAAGTTAAAAAATATCATTCTCGTGTTCACTATTGTCCAGGCGAACCGGAAACAATGAACTGTCTTAAGAAAATCGTTGCCAAAAATGACGTGATTTTTACTCTTGGCGCCGGCAATAATTGGCTGTGGTATAAACAAATTATTAAACTGCTTAAAACGCGATGAAATTTCTTACTAATCAATTATTAGCCCCATACACCACCATAAAAATCGGCGGCCCGGCCGAGTATTTATACGAGGCTAAAACCACCGAAGATTTAATCAGTGCCGTCAAAGAAGCGGAAAAATTAAAACTTAACTACTATATTTTTGGTAGTGCTAGTAATGTTTTAATTTCGGATCAGGGACTAAAAGGGTTAGTGATTATTAATCAGACCAGTCAAATCAAGATTTTGCCAAATAATTTAGTCGAACTGGACAGCGGCGTTTTCCTGCCAAAAGCAATTTTTTACCTGATTAATCATGGTTTGACAGGCCTGGAAGCCTTTAGCGGGATTCCGGCCACCGCCGGCGGCGCCACCGCCGTTAAAATGCACGGCGTCAGGGTTGATTGGGAAGACTTTGTGGTCAAAGTTAATCGTTATCAAGACGTGATTCTTTCCGTGGTGTTACGGTTAAAATCCGGCGATCAGGCTGCGGCTCTGGACCGAGCCAAGACAATTCAGTTTAACAAACGTTATCAGCCGCAACGCTCCAGCGGCTGTATTTTCCGCAATCAGTCTAACCAATCAACCGGTGAAATTATTGATAAACAGCTTCATCTAAAGGGGAAACAAATCGGTCAGGCGCAGATTTCCCTTAGTCACGCTAATTTTATCGAAAATCTAGGCGGCGCCACCGCCTCTGATGTACTTCAATTAATTAAATTAGTGAAAAATACCGCCAAGCAAAAATTAAATTTAGATTTACAATTAGAAATACAAATTTATGAGTAAATTAATCATTCAGGGTGGTCAATCTTTAAAAGGCGTGGTTCGGCTTGGCGGCGCTAAAAATGCCTCCTTTAAGTTAATGATTGCCGCGCTTTTATGCCCCCACGAGACCAGGTTATTAAACTTTTCCAAAATTGCCGATGTTGATTTGGTGGCAGAGATTATCAGAACCTTGGGAGCTAAAGTTTATTCAGCCGGGGAGCGGACTCTGTTTATCAATGCCTCTCATCTTTCTTCTTCAACTGTGCCTGAGTCACTTGGTTTAGCTTCCCGGGCCTCCAGTCTATTTATTGCTCCTCTTTTAGCCCGAACGAAAAAAGCATCTGTTCCGTTCCCCGGTGGTGATAAGATCGGCTCCCGGCCGCTTGACCGCCATCTTGATGGTTTGAAAGCTTTAGGCGCCAAAATTGAGCTTAATGGACACTTAATTACTGCTAGCTGTGAACAATTGATCGGTTGTCACTATCGCTTTACCAAACCCAGCCATACTGGGACTGAAACTATGATTATGGCCGCAGTTTTAGCCTCTGGTAAAACCAGACTGGAAAATGCCGCCCTTGAACCAGAGGTTGATGACTTGATCGAGTTTTTAAATCAGATGGGTGCCCAGATCAAACGTCAGCCGGAAAGAGTGATTGAGATTAACGGAGTAAAAGCTTTAAATCCGGTTATTTACCAAGTTATGCCTGACCGCAACGAAGCGGTTTCTTATGCCATTGCCGCTTTGATGACTCATGGTGACATCATTGTTGAAAATGCCCGGAAACAGGATTTAACCGCCTTTTTAACTAAGATTAAAGCCGTCGGTGCCGGCATTGAATATTCCCAGTTCGGCATCAGATTTTTCTATTCAAAGCCGTTAACCGCAGTTGATATTATCACTCGGCCTCATCCGGGTTTTATGACGGACTGGCAACCCTTGTGGGCCGTTTTAGCCACCCAATGTCGTGGCCAATCAAAGATTATTGAGACTGTCTTTACTTCCAGATTTCAGTTTGCCTCTTCGCTTCAGTCGATGGGCGCTAAGATTAAGTTTTTTAAACCTGAAATAACCAATCCTGAAAGTTTTTACAACTTTAATCTTAGCGATGACTTAGCTGCTAACTGCCATGGAATTGCCATCACCGGCCCGACTAAACTGCATGGTCAGACTATTACCGTGACTGATATCCGGGCCGGAGCCACTCTGGCCTTAGCCGGATTAGTTGCCCAAGGCCAAACTGTCTTGACCGGTTTAGAGCACATTGACCGCGGCTATGAAGACTTTAGCGGGCGTTTGCTTAATCTAGGTGCTAAAATCAAAAGAATCTAACTTATGTGTGGAATTTTTGGAGTTATCGGTCAAACCAATAATGCCGCCCAGTTGGTCCTGGAAGGTTTAATCAAGCTGGAATATCGCGGCTATGACTCCTGGGGAATCAGTGTCAAACAAGACGGGCGATTGGTGCGCGAGCGCCATACCGGTAAAATCAGCCAGGCTAAAACAAAACTGCCACCATCTACTATTGGTCTTGGGCATACCCGCTGGGCAACCCACGGTGGGGTTACGGTCGGTAATGCCCACCCCCATTTAAGCTGTGATCAGAAACTATCCCTGGTTCATAACGGTATTGTGGAAAACTTCCGTACCCTCAAAGAAAAATTAATTCTTAATCATAAATTTACCTCAGAAACAGATACCGAAGTCGCTTTGCACCTGATTGAAGAAAAAGCCAAGCAACTGGATTTATTATCAGCGGTTAAAGCCGCCTTTAAAGAAATTTCCGGCATGAATGCCTTAATTGTTTTAAGCGCCGATAATGATGAATTAATCGCTGTCAAAAACGGGTCACCCTTGATTATTGGTTTAGGTAAAAACAGCAACTTTATTTCTTCCGATGTCTGGGCGCTTTTAGACCACACCAATCAGGTGATCTTTTTAGAGGATAACCAAATTGCCCGAATCACCGCTGAATCTGTCCAAATTTTTTCCGTTATTTCTAGCAAAGCGATTATGCCCAAAATTGTTACTCTTAACTGGAAACTGGAGCAAAGCCGCTTGGGTAAATTTCACCACTACATGGAAAAAGAAATTTTTGACCAGCCAAAAGTTTTACTTAACTTAGCTTCTCAGGAGTTTGTCAGTCTTAAAAAATTAATTAAACCCAACCGTAAAATTTATTTATTGGCTTGTGGGACTGCCTATTACGCCGCCTTATTTAGCGAATACTGTTTGCGTTCAAACGGGTTTGAAGCCGAAGCGGTGATGGCTTCGGAATATCAAAAAATAGCCAAACTGGTAAAGTCAGACCAATTGTTACTTGTTTTGTCTCAAAGCGGTGAAACTATTGATGTGATTAATGCCGTCAAAGAGCTGAAAGCCAAAAAAATTCCGGTTGTGGCCATTACTAATGTTTTAGGCTCAACTTTATACCGTTTAGCTGATTATCAGATTCTTTTAAATGCCGGGCAGGAAGTGGCGGTTGCTTCCACTAAGGCTTTTACTGCCAAGTTAGCCGTGATTCTTAAATTAATCGGTTGCTCCCCTGACTTAATTAAGCAGGCGGCGCAAACCTCGGTTGACCGGGAAAAAATTAAAAATCTGGCCGGGCAAATCAAAGACAGTGAACATATTTTTGTGATTGGTCGGGGATTGTCTTACCCGATTGCCCTGGAAGCAGCCTTAAAGATAAAAGAAGTTAGTTATATTCACGCCGAAGGTTTTGCCGGCGGTGAATTAAAACATGGCCCGATTGCTTTAATTGATAAAGGTACGCCTTGCATTATTATCGCCCCCTTGGACGACACTTATACGGATATTATTTCTTCCGCTCATGAACTTAAAGCCCGGGGTGGATTAATTATCGGTATTTCCCCTAAACCCGACGCTGTTTTTGACTATCATTTATCTGTGCCGGATTTACAGGCCGCAACTGCTATTCCCGAGATTATTATTGCTCAACTATTAGCCTATGATTTAGCCGTCGGCCGCGGCCTCAATCCCGACAAACCCCGCAACCTGGCCAAATCCGTGACGGTTAAGTGATACAATATACACAAAATGCCAACTAAACCTTTGCAGAAAATCGTGGTTATCGGCGGCGGGACCGGCAGTTTTGTCCTGCTGTCAGGCTTAAAACAATATCCAGTTGATTTAACCGCAATTGTGCCGGTGACTGATGACGGCGGCTCCACCGGCCGTCTCCGTGACGAATTTGGCTTTTTACCGGTCGGGGATATGCGGCAGTGTTTAGCCGCTCTGGCTTCCCAAAATGGCCTGCTTCGTCAACTTCTGCTTTACCGTTTTGAAAAAGGTAATGGTCTCCAAGGTCATAACTTAGGGAATATTTTACTCACGGCCATGGAAGATATGTTCGGTGGCGAACCGGAAGCAATTACCCAGGCTGCCAGAATTTTTAGGCTTAAAGGCCGAGTTTTGCCGATTGCTAAAAAGCTGGTGAAACTGGCCGCTAAATACTCCAGCGGTAAAACCATTATCTCGGAACATAAAATTGAAACTTATAAATTAACCCGTGATGAGAAAATTATTCAGCTTTTTACCATTCCTAAAACTTCCATTAATCCCGAAGCCGCTTCAGCGATTAAAACCGCCGATTTAATTATTTTTGCCCCAGGCGATCTCTATAATTCCATTATTGCCAATTTGGTGATTACCGGCGCCAAAAAAGCCCTTCAGGAAACCTCAGCCAAGCTGCTTTATGTTGTCAACTTAATGACTTTGAACAGTCAAACCGCTTATTATTCCGCCCGCGATCATGTTCGGGCAATCGAAAAATACACCGGCAAGAAAATGGATTATATTTTAGTTAATAATGAATCGATTCCGCCGGTGATTATTAAAGCCTATCAAAAATCTCATGAATACCCGGTGGTTGATGATTTAACCAGCGATTCCCGGGTAATCCGTCGGCCTTTATTAGCCGACAGTCCTTATCAAAAACCCAAAAGCGATGTGTTAAAACGCAGCTTACTCCGTCATGATTCCCGTAAACTTGCCCAGGCAATATGTCAACTCCTTTAGTTATTCTCCATGGCTGGAACAGTCAAATTAATCGTTGGGAGCCATTTAAAACCCAATTAGTTAAAGCCGGTTACCAGATTTACTTGCCTGCTTTGCCCCAAGATCTAATCCGCAATACCCATGATTACTCTCTTTGGCTTAAAGATTATACGAAGAATTTCCCCAACTTTTGTTTGCTGGGCCATTCTTTCGGCGGTCAGATCGCCGTTGATTTTACCGCTGTCAATTCCCAAAGGGTTAAAAAATTAATTCTGGTTAACAGTGCCGGGATCAGAAATAAATTAAATTTTAAGCGTTTGATTTTTAAGCCCGTCGCTAAAGTAAGTAAATGGTTTTTTCCCGACAGCCTGAAACGTATTTTTTACCGTCTCATCAACGAAACTGATTATTTTAAAGCCAGTCCGGTTATGAAACAAACCCTAAAAAAAGTTGTTGCCGAAGATCAGCAAATTAATTTAGCTAAAATTTCCTGCCCGACTTTAATTGTTTGGGGCCAAAATGACACTTTGACGCCATTGTCCGATGGCCGATTAATTCACCGCTTAATTCCCAATTCCCAGCTGAAAGTTTTAGAAAATGCCCGTCATGGCCTGCCATTTACTCATGCTCCCGCTCTGGCTTCGCTCGTGCTAAACTTTATTAAACAATGATTTTTTTACTGCAAATAATCTATTTTATTCTTTTATTAGTGGCGATTTTGCGTTGTTTATATTTTTGGCAATTAAAGGAATACCGGCTGGATCGTTTTCATCAGTTTCTGGCCACCAGCCAAGCCCGTCAGTATTGGTTGCCGGTCCGGTGGTTTTTGCGGCCTAAACTAACTCTTAAAATTTTGGTTTTAATTTATTTATCGCTTTATTTTTCCCAAATATTGTTACAGCTTAAACCGTTTTGGCTATGGTTAATTATTGCTTACTTAATTATGCCTTTAACTGCCACAATTGCTGTTTTACTCCTTAAGCCGATTACCGACTTATTAAGCGATCTGGTTGTTTTTGCTGCCAAAATTAAGCTCAAGTTTTCCCCCCGGTCATTGATAGTGATCGGGATTACCGGCAGTTTTGGCAAAACTTCCACCAAAGAAATTTTAGCCCATGTTTTATCGGCCAAATTCTCGGTTTGTAAAACTAGCGGCACTAATAATACCCTTATCGGTGTCGCCCTCGCGGTTTTAACCAAGCTTCATTCCTCCCATGATTTTTTTGTGGTGGAAATGGGCGCTTATAAACCAGGCGAAATTAAAGCCATTTGCCAACTGGTTAAACCAAAACTGGCCATTCTAACCGGTATCGGCACCCAGCATTTAGGCTTATTCGGCAGTCAGCCAAAGCTTATCAGCGCCAAATCTGAGTTGCTGCAGTCTTTAGTAACCGGTAGCCACGCCTTTATTAATGGCGAAAATCAAATTGCCAGATCTTTAGTCCCGCAATTTTCCCATCTTAAAATCAAGCTTTACTTTCGGCCGAAAAAACCATATAGCACCAACCTTTTAGGCGATTATCAGCAGGTGAATCTTACGGCCGCTGTTCAGGTTGCCAGCAAATTTAAAATTCCCTCGAAAGTTATTATTTCCCGATTGACCAACATTCCGGCATTTAAGACCATGATGGTTAAGAAAACCGGCCTAAAGCATTCTATCGTCATTGATAATACTTATAATGCTAATTTTGACGGTTTTTTAGCCGCTATTAACTTTATTAAAACTCAAAATTTCTCTCAAAATATTTTAATCACTTCCGGGATTATCGAACTCGGTTCACGAACAGCCGCTCTTCACCAACAGCTGGCTCAGGCCGCCGGACCAGTTTTTACCAAAATCTATTTAACCAAAGCCGACATTGCCAAGTTTTTTCCCGGTTCAATTTACGAACCAGATCCAAAAAAAATTCTTAAAGACTTGATTCCGATTCTTAATTCTAAGACTTTAGTTTTATTAGAGAGCCGTTTGCCGAAAAAATTTATTGCCTCTTTATGTCCAAACCAATCTTAATTTCTCTATCACCTAATACCGACCGAACCGATGTTTTTTTGGCCCTGCGGCTTTTATTTGAGCCCTGGCGTTGGCAAAAAGGCGACGCTTTAACCAAGCTTACCACCACCTTAAAACAATATTTTAAGCGACCGTATTGTTATTTAGTTAATGCTGCCCGCTCAGCCCTTTATTTGGGGTTAAAGTCTTTAAATTTAAATTCTAAAGACGAAGTCTTGTATCAGGAATTTACTTGTAAAGTCGTGCCCCAGGCAATTATCAAGGCCGGGGCTACACCGATTGCTGTGGATAATAATTCTCACGACTTTAATCTTAATATCCAGGATTTAACTAAAAAAATTACTTCCCGGTCCAAGGCGGTCATTATCCAGCATACTTTCGGTAATCCTGATGACTTAATTAGTATTCAATCACTTTGCCACCAGCACAACCTTGTTTTAATTGAAGATTGTGCCCATAGTTTAGGGGTTAAATATCAAGGTAAACCCATCGGGAGTTTCGGTGACTTAACGATTTTGAGTTTTGGCCGGGATAAAGTGATTTCTTCAGTTTTTGGCGGCGCGCTTTTAAGCCAGAAACATTTATCAATTCCTAATTTGTCTTATCCCAGTTATTGCTGGATTGCTAAACAGCTCTTGCATCCGGTTATTTTCAGTATAGCTGTCCCGACCTATTTTTCTCTTGGGAAAATCATCATCGGTCTTTGCCGCGCCCTTAAGTTAATTACCTTACCCTTGCTAGACTTACCGGTGCAGCTTTTACCTAACGCTTTAGCTGAGTTAGTGTTACATCAATGGAAAAAGCTGGATCAGCTTAACCGTCATCGTCAGGCCATTGCCAAAGCTTATGCCTCAGCTTTTAAACAAAAATTTAATCCGGCAGCTACTTACTTAAGATTTCCTTTAGAGGTAGGAGATCCGGCTGGCTTAATCCGTTATGCCAAAACCAAGCATGTTTGGCTCGGGGACTGGTATGATAAAAAAATTGTTAATCTGCCGACCCATTCTAAAATGGATTTGACGGACGCCGACCGAGTTATCAAGATTGTGAAAAGATATGTTGACCGTTAAAGTCATTACTGATAAAGCCATCTGGGAAGATTTTATTCTTCATTCTAGCCAGTGTAGTTTTCTTCAATCCTGGAATTGGGGAGTTTTTCACGAATCATTAGGCCACTCAATCTTTCGCCTGGGTTTTTTTAACGACAATCAGCTTTGCGGTATTGCGTTATTGATTAAAATTAATGCCCGGCGGGCAACTTACTTCGAATGTCCGGCCGGCCCGGTTTTACCTTGGGAAAATCAAGCCATCATTCGATCAGTTTTTCAGTTTATCCGCCAGCTGGCGGATAAAGAAGCGGCAGTTTTTGTTAGGATCCGGCCGAATATTTTGAAAACTGACCAATACCTTAATTTAGTTATATCTTTGGGTTTAATTAAAGCGCCGATGCATTTGCATGCGGAAACCACCTGGGTTTTAAACCTGAAAGATAGCGAAGAAACCTTACTTAAAAATATGCGTAAAAATACCCGCTACAGTGTCAAAAAAGCGCTTAATTCCGGGGTTGAGATCACCTCTTCAATTAAAAATCAAGATATTCAAACCCTTTACCGGCTGCAGCTGGCTGTGGCGCAGCGGCGCCATTTTGTTACTTTTTCCTATAACTATTTGTTAAAACAGTTTCAAGCCTTTCAGCCTGATAATCAAGTTCAATTATTTAAAGCCAGCCTCGATAATCGGACTTTAGCCATGGCCTTTATTATTTTTTATGGCCAAGAAGCTGTCTACCATTACGCCGGTTCTTCAGCTGAAGTGCGGCAGATTCCGGTTTCTTATGCCTTGCAATGGGAGGTTATCAGACAGGCTAAAAAGAAAGGCTTTCCCCTTTATAACTTCTGGGGGATTGCCCCGACTGATAATCCGCATCATCGCTTTGCCGGCGTCACTTTATTTAAGACCGGTTTTGGCGGCTCCCGGGTTGATTATTTGCCGGCCCACGACCTGGTGATTAAACCTCATTATTGGTTAATTTACTTATTTGAGTCTTTAAGAAGAAAGTGGCGTCATCTATAATACTTATATGGC is part of the Candidatus Beckwithbacteria bacterium genome and encodes:
- a CDS encoding FAD-binding protein, whose translation is MKFLTNQLLAPYTTIKIGGPAEYLYEAKTTEDLISAVKEAEKLKLNYYIFGSASNVLISDQGLKGLVIINQTSQIKILPNNLVELDSGVFLPKAIFYLINHGLTGLEAFSGIPATAGGATAVKMHGVRVDWEDFVVKVNRYQDVILSVVLRLKSGDQAAALDRAKTIQFNKRYQPQRSSGCIFRNQSNQSTGEIIDKQLHLKGKQIGQAQISLSHANFIENLGGATASDVLQLIKLVKNTAKQKLNLDLQLEIQIYE
- the murA gene encoding UDP-N-acetylglucosamine 1-carboxyvinyltransferase produces the protein MSKLIIQGGQSLKGVVRLGGAKNASFKLMIAALLCPHETRLLNFSKIADVDLVAEIIRTLGAKVYSAGERTLFINASHLSSSTVPESLGLASRASSLFIAPLLARTKKASVPFPGGDKIGSRPLDRHLDGLKALGAKIELNGHLITASCEQLIGCHYRFTKPSHTGTETMIMAAVLASGKTRLENAALEPEVDDLIEFLNQMGAQIKRQPERVIEINGVKALNPVIYQVMPDRNEAVSYAIAALMTHGDIIVENARKQDLTAFLTKIKAVGAGIEYSQFGIRFFYSKPLTAVDIITRPHPGFMTDWQPLWAVLATQCRGQSKIIETVFTSRFQFASSLQSMGAKIKFFKPEITNPESFYNFNLSDDLAANCHGIAITGPTKLHGQTITVTDIRAGATLALAGLVAQGQTVLTGLEHIDRGYEDFSGRLLNLGAKIKRI
- the glmS gene encoding glutamine--fructose-6-phosphate transaminase (isomerizing) produces the protein MCGIFGVIGQTNNAAQLVLEGLIKLEYRGYDSWGISVKQDGRLVRERHTGKISQAKTKLPPSTIGLGHTRWATHGGVTVGNAHPHLSCDQKLSLVHNGIVENFRTLKEKLILNHKFTSETDTEVALHLIEEKAKQLDLLSAVKAAFKEISGMNALIVLSADNDELIAVKNGSPLIIGLGKNSNFISSDVWALLDHTNQVIFLEDNQIARITAESVQIFSVISSKAIMPKIVTLNWKLEQSRLGKFHHYMEKEIFDQPKVLLNLASQEFVSLKKLIKPNRKIYLLACGTAYYAALFSEYCLRSNGFEAEAVMASEYQKIAKLVKSDQLLLVLSQSGETIDVINAVKELKAKKIPVVAITNVLGSTLYRLADYQILLNAGQEVAVASTKAFTAKLAVILKLIGCSPDLIKQAAQTSVDREKIKNLAGQIKDSEHIFVIGRGLSYPIALEAALKIKEVSYIHAEGFAGGELKHGPIALIDKGTPCIIIAPLDDTYTDIISSAHELKARGGLIIGISPKPDAVFDYHLSVPDLQAATAIPEIIIAQLLAYDLAVGRGLNPDKPRNLAKSVTVK
- a CDS encoding YvcK family protein → MPTKPLQKIVVIGGGTGSFVLLSGLKQYPVDLTAIVPVTDDGGSTGRLRDEFGFLPVGDMRQCLAALASQNGLLRQLLLYRFEKGNGLQGHNLGNILLTAMEDMFGGEPEAITQAARIFRLKGRVLPIAKKLVKLAAKYSSGKTIISEHKIETYKLTRDEKIIQLFTIPKTSINPEAASAIKTADLIIFAPGDLYNSIIANLVITGAKKALQETSAKLLYVVNLMTLNSQTAYYSARDHVRAIEKYTGKKMDYILVNNESIPPVIIKAYQKSHEYPVVDDLTSDSRVIRRPLLADSPYQKPKSDVLKRSLLRHDSRKLAQAICQLL
- a CDS encoding alpha/beta hydrolase, translating into MSTPLVILHGWNSQINRWEPFKTQLVKAGYQIYLPALPQDLIRNTHDYSLWLKDYTKNFPNFCLLGHSFGGQIAVDFTAVNSQRVKKLILVNSAGIRNKLNFKRLIFKPVAKVSKWFFPDSLKRIFYRLINETDYFKASPVMKQTLKKVVAEDQQINLAKISCPTLIVWGQNDTLTPLSDGRLIHRLIPNSQLKVLENARHGLPFTHAPALASLVLNFIKQ
- a CDS encoding UDP-N-acetylmuramoyl-tripeptide--D-alanyl-D-alanine ligase, whose amino-acid sequence is MIFLLQIIYFILLLVAILRCLYFWQLKEYRLDRFHQFLATSQARQYWLPVRWFLRPKLTLKILVLIYLSLYFSQILLQLKPFWLWLIIAYLIMPLTATIAVLLLKPITDLLSDLVVFAAKIKLKFSPRSLIVIGITGSFGKTSTKEILAHVLSAKFSVCKTSGTNNTLIGVALAVLTKLHSSHDFFVVEMGAYKPGEIKAICQLVKPKLAILTGIGTQHLGLFGSQPKLISAKSELLQSLVTGSHAFINGENQIARSLVPQFSHLKIKLYFRPKKPYSTNLLGDYQQVNLTAAVQVASKFKIPSKVIISRLTNIPAFKTMMVKKTGLKHSIVIDNTYNANFDGFLAAINFIKTQNFSQNILITSGIIELGSRTAALHQQLAQAAGPVFTKIYLTKADIAKFFPGSIYEPDPKKILKDLIPILNSKTLVLLESRLPKKFIASLCPNQS
- a CDS encoding DegT/DnrJ/EryC1/StrS family aminotransferase; this encodes MSKPILISLSPNTDRTDVFLALRLLFEPWRWQKGDALTKLTTTLKQYFKRPYCYLVNAARSALYLGLKSLNLNSKDEVLYQEFTCKVVPQAIIKAGATPIAVDNNSHDFNLNIQDLTKKITSRSKAVIIQHTFGNPDDLISIQSLCHQHNLVLIEDCAHSLGVKYQGKPIGSFGDLTILSFGRDKVISSVFGGALLSQKHLSIPNLSYPSYCWIAKQLLHPVIFSIAVPTYFSLGKIIIGLCRALKLITLPLLDLPVQLLPNALAELVLHQWKKLDQLNRHRQAIAKAYASAFKQKFNPAATYLRFPLEVGDPAGLIRYAKTKHVWLGDWYDKKIVNLPTHSKMDLTDADRVIKIVKRYVDR
- a CDS encoding peptidoglycan bridge formation glycyltransferase FemA/FemB family protein; this encodes MLTVKVITDKAIWEDFILHSSQCSFLQSWNWGVFHESLGHSIFRLGFFNDNQLCGIALLIKINARRATYFECPAGPVLPWENQAIIRSVFQFIRQLADKEAAVFVRIRPNILKTDQYLNLVISLGLIKAPMHLHAETTWVLNLKDSEETLLKNMRKNTRYSVKKALNSGVEITSSIKNQDIQTLYRLQLAVAQRRHFVTFSYNYLLKQFQAFQPDNQVQLFKASLDNRTLAMAFIIFYGQEAVYHYAGSSAEVRQIPVSYALQWEVIRQAKKKGFPLYNFWGIAPTDNPHHRFAGVTLFKTGFGGSRVDYLPAHDLVIKPHYWLIYLFESLRRKWRHL